The genomic region CATCGCTGCGCGCCTGCAGCACCCATGCGTGGGTTTCGGCGACGGGGTAGTAGCGCAGTTCCTGCGGTTGCTGCAGGTTGGGGTTATGGCGGCGTACGGCGAGCAGGCGTTTGTAGTGATTGAACAGCGAGGCCGGATCGGCCTGCTGCGCGGCGACGGAATGGCCTTTGCCGCGCAGCGAGGCCCAATACCGCGACCACCATGCGCCCTGGTCGCCGCGATAGCCCTGCGGTGCGGGCAGGTCGATCCAGTTGCGGCCGGTGGCGTTGAAGCCGGCGTTGGCGTCGTCGGTCCATTGCATCGGCGCGCGGCGATAGCGGTCTTCGCCGATGTCGTGCTGCGACATGCCGATTTCCTCGCCGTAGTAGAGATAGGCGGTGCCGGGACTGGTCAGCAGCAGGCTGGCGGCGATTTTCGCCTTGGCGGTGCTGTCCTGCAGCGAATGCATGATCCTGTTCTTGTCGTGATTGGTGAGGAACGGCGAGAAATAGCCCATCGGCGCGGCGGCGGCGCGTTGTTGCAGGTTGCTCCACAGATCGTCGCGGTGTTTGTCGGCGGGCGTGTCGCTGAGCGTTCCGAAATCGGCGGCGCGCACCGATGCCGGATTGAGGATGCCGATCACCAGATCGCCGAAATCGAAATCGAAGGCGCTATCGAGGCCGTGCCCACCGTCGCGGTATCGACCGACGACATCCAGCGATGCCCACGCTTCCGCGACGAGCACCGCGTCGGGATTGATCGCTTTGACGCGCCGGGTGAAGCCGGTCCAGTAGTCGATGGTGGCCTGCGTATCCGCCTGCTTCGACAGCGCGCCGTCTTCGATCGCGTAACGCACGGCGTCGAGGCGGAAACCGTCGACGCCTTTCTTCAACCAGAAGGCGGCGAGCGCATCGAGTTCGGCGACGACTTTCGGATTGCGCAGATTCACGTCGGGCTGCGAGCCGCCGAACGCACCGTAGTAGTACGCCTTGCGGGTTGCGTTCCAGTGCCACACCGCTTCGGGATTCGATTGGTTCGACCACGCCTGGCCCCAGCCTGCGGGCCGCTGGTCGCGCCAGATGAAATAGTCTTCGTAACCCGGTTCCTTGCGTGCGGACTTGAGGAACCAGTCGTGCTGGTCGGAAATGTGGTTCAGCACCAGATCGAGGATGACCTTGATGCCGCGCCGGTGCGATTCGGCGACGAAATGCTCGAACTCGGCCATCGTCCCGTAGTCGCGCTCGACGTTGTGGAAATCCTGGAAGTCGTAGCCGTGGTACGACGGCGCCTCGAACATCGGCGTCAGCCAGATCGCGTCGACGCCGAAGTCCTTGAGGTGATCGAGCTTCGATGTCATGCCGTTGAAGTCGCCATTGCCGTCGCCGTCCGAATCCTTGAAGGACCGCGGCCAGATCTCGTAGACCGTGGCGGCATTCCACCAGCGCTGCGTGCCGGCATCGAAGGTCAGCGATTGATGGTCGGGCGCAGGCATGGCCGGTGCGGTCGCCGTCATCGGCGGCGGCGCGTCGAGACTGGACTGCGCAGTGCAGCCGAGCAGGAGAGTGGCGAGTAGGGCAGTGGCGAACGTTTTCACCGACGGTGTCTCCGGGTTTCGATAGCGAAGCATGCAGGGATGGTCGGCATCGTAGTCAGGCGCGTTGCCCGAACAGCCGCATGCACAGCGCGACGCCGAGTCCCCACGCGCCGTTGAGCAGCAGTGCGCCGCCGATCAGCGTGCCGTTGAGCGCGATGCCCTTGATCGGAAACACCACGAACCATGCGACCAGGCTGGGCAGGACCGCGCCGAGGACCAGCGCGAGCAGCCAGTGCGCTGTGCCGATGCGTTTGTGGATCAAGGCCCACAGTGCGATGCCCCACAGCCCGCCCCAGAACGCGAGCGACACCACTTTGGGCACGCCGAGCGGCGGCGTGGGGTCCATGTTCCAGGCGGCGGTCGGCACTTTGCCGGCCAGATGCAGCAACTGCAGCAGGCCCTGATGGAACAGCAGCGTGGCGATGAAGCCGGCGAGAAAGGCGAACACCAGCGTTTTCGGTTTGAACACGACGCGGCTCCTGTGCGGGCAGGTCCGCAGGATACGCCGAGGCGCAGGCGTTGGTCAGGGTGCGGAAGACGCGGCCTGCGGGTCGCGCCACACCATGTAGACGTCGGCGCGGTCGTAGTGCGAGTCGGGCTTGATCGATGCCTGGTGCTCGAAGCCCATGCTTTCGTACAGGCGCACCGCTGGCGTCAGTTTGCTGTTGGTTTCCAGGAACAGCCGAAGACCGCGACGCTGGCGGAATTCGGCGATCGCCGCTTCCATCAGCGCACGACCGATACCCAGGCCCTGGCGTTGTTCGTCGACCGCCATCTTGGTGAGTTCGTAGACGCCGTCGGATTCGAGCAGCAGCGCGCAGGTGCCGATGACGTCATCGCCCAGCATCGCGAACAGGATCGCTCCGCCGGACTGCAGGATTTCCGCTTCAGGATTCGACAGCACGCGATGGTCGATTTCCTCGACGTAGAAATATTTGCGCAGCCAGGCTTCGTTGAGCCGGTAGAAGTGTTCGCACAGCGCTGGATCGAACGGCACGATCCGCAGCGCGGAGCGGTCCTGCATGGCCGCGCGCGCGACGATGGTGCCCGCGAGCGTCGGCACGAGCACGCTCTCGAAGGCGGTCAGCGTCTGCAGCAGGTCGATGCCCTGTTCGCGGCAATGCTGCGCGAACAGATCCTCGATCGCGCGCCACAGCGGTTTCGCGGCGCGCAGATCGGTGTCCGCGCGCGGGGTCAGCGCCAGCCGCCGACGGCGTTTGTCGGCCGGGTCGACGACGACCTCCAGCCAGCCCTGGTCGGTGAGCTTGTCGGCGAGTTGGCTCACCGCCGAATGGGTCTGGCCGATCGCTTCGGCGATCTCGCCGACGGTCAGCGGCCCACGATCGTGGAGGATGCGCAGCAGCGGAAGCCAGCGCCCCTGGATGTCGAGACCGCTGTGGCGATAGACCTCGTCGGCGGTGGCGTAGAGGCGGTCGCTGACCGCGCGCATGCGGCTGCCGAGGGCGATCAGTCCGAGTTGGGTGATGTATTCCATGGCGATAAAATAGTATTTATGTAAGTAATAACATATTTGCTCGTGTCTGGATTCGCAAGCAGTTTCACTCGCGCCCGGGCTTGATTTGCACTAGATTGGTGCAATGTCTGCCGAGGCCGTATTTCCCGATGCCCATGTCTTCGATGTTCTGGCCACACCGGTCGCCTGGTGTGACGGCGAGGGGCGGGTGCTGGGCGGCAATCTGGCGTTCGCGCGCTGGCTGGGCGTGAGCCAGCGCCGCCTGCCGGGGATGCCGCTGGCGGCGTTCGAGGTGGAAGGCCAGCGGCTGGCGCGGATTCTCGACGAGGCGCCCGTCGGCGAGCAGATCCGGCTGCGTCGGCTGCACTTTGCGTTCCCCGGCAGCGACACCCGGCCGTATGCGGACGCCCTGCTGTCGCAGCGCGCGGACGGCGGCTGGTGGATCGAGGCGCATCCGGTCGATGAATTCCCCGGCGACGACCCGGCCACGGTGCTGCCGTCCGCGCTGTCGGCGGCGCTCAAAGGCCTGGCGCACGAATTGCGCAACCCGCTTGCCGGACTGAAGGGCGCGGCGCAGCTGCTGGCGCGGCGGGTCGAGAGCGACGAGGCGCGCGAGCTCACCGGACTGATCGAATCCGAAGTCGCGCGGCTGACCGAGCTGATCGACCGCCTGCTGTCGCCGCAGCCGGCGCGCGCGCACGAGGCGCTGAACATCCATGTCGTGCTGGAACGTGTGCTGCGCCTCGCCGAAAGCGATGCCGGTTGGGCGGTCAAACTGGTTCGCGACTACGACCCGTCGCTGCCGGAATTGCCCGGCGATGCCGACCGGCTGACCCAGGCGGTGTGGAATCTGGTACGCAATGCGATCGAAGCCGGCGCCGCGAGCGTCAGCCTGCGCACGCGCGTGGAGCACGGCGTGCGCATCGGCGATGCGGCGCATGCGCGCGCGCTGCGGCTGGAGATTTCCGACGACGGTCGCGGCGTGCCGGAGGCGCTGGCCGAGCAGGTGTTCCTGCCGCTGGTCAGCGGTCGCGCCGAAGGCACCGGTCTGGGGCTCGCGCTGGCGCAGCAGGTCGCGCGCGAGCACCGCGGTTCGCTGAGTTATCGATCGCGTGCGGGCCACACCGTCTTCACCCTGCTGCTGCCGTTCGCGCCGCTGGCGCACGACGATCACGATCACATGAAGACACGCAACGATGACCGCTGATCACGACACCAATACCGAGTCGATCTGGGTCGTCGACGACGACCGCTCGGTGCGCTTCGTGCTCGCCACCGCGCTGCGCGAAGCGGGTTACGCGGTGACCGCTTTCGATTCCGCGCGCGCGGTGCTCGATGCCATCGCGGTGCGCCCGGTGCCGGATCTGCTGTTCACGGATGTGCGCATGCCCGGCGACGACGGTCTGGTGCTGCTGGATGCGATCAAGGCGCGGCATCCGCAATTGCCGGTGATCGTGATGAGCGCGTACACCGACATCGCCAGCACCGCCGGTGCGTTCCGTGGTGGCGCGCACGAATTCCTGTCGAAACCTTTCGACCTCGATGCGGCGGTCGCGCTCGCGGCGCAGGCGCTCGCGCCCGGGCGCGAGCGCGGCAACGACGCGGACGATGCCGGTGCGGCGTTCGATGCGCGCGTGCCGGTCACCGACGCGCTGGTCGGCGATACACCGGCGATGCAGGCGCTGTTCCGCGCCATCGGCCGGCTGGCGCAGGCGCCGCTGGGAGTGCTGGTCACCGGCGAAACCGGCACCGGCAAGGAACTGGTGGCGCGCGCGCTGCATCGCGAATCGCCGCGCGCGCGCAAGCCGTTCGTCGCGCTCAATACCGCAGCGATTCCGTCGGAGTTGCTGGAAAGCGAACTGTTCGGCCACGAGACCGGCGCGTTCACCGGCGCCAGCAAGCGTCACATCGGCCGCTTCGAGCAGGCCGACGGCGGCACCTTGTTTCTCGACGAAATCGGCGACATGCCGCTGCCGCTGCAGACGCGGTTGCTGCGCGTGCTCGCCGAGAACGAGTTCTTCCGCGTCGGCGGGCGCGAACTGATCCGCGTCGATGTGCGGGTGATCGCGGCGACCCATCAGGATCTCAACGCGCGGGTCGCCGAAGGCCGCTTCCGCGCCGATCTGCTGCACCGTCTCGACGTGGTGCGGCTGCCGCTGCCGCCGCTGCGCGCGCGGCGCGATGACATTCCGCGTCTGGCCGAGCGCTTCCTGCGCGCGGCTGCCGGCAAATTCGATGCGCCGGTGAAACGCTTCGCGCCCGCCGCGCTGCAGCGGCTGCACGCGCACGACTGGCCGGGCAATGTGCGCGAACTGGAAAACCTGTGCTGGCGGATGGCCGCGCTGGCGCCCGGCGATGTGATCGTCCCGGAAGATTTCGACGATGCGTTCGGCGCGCAGATTGTGGATGCAGCGTCGACATCGGCCGCGTCGGACTGGCAAACAGCGCTCGGCGCTTGGGCGCGCGCGCGTCTCGATGCGGGCGAACGCGATCTGCATGCCGCCGCGCGCGCGCGCTTCGACCAGGTGCTGTTCGACGCCGCGTTGGCGCATACCGGCGGTCATCGTTCCGAAGCGGCGGCGAAACTCGGTCTCGGCCGCAACACGCTGACCCGCAAACTCGGCTCCGGGCGCAAGCCGCGTCGACCTGCCTGAACCCCGGCATGCGTCGTTGGCGCATAACGATGACATGACGATCGTTCGCTTAAGATCGCGTTTCCCGCTTTGCAGGAATCCCACCATGGCACCGATCCGCGTCCTCGCGATCACGACCCTCTCTGCCGCGCTCGCCGCCTGCGCCAGCGCGCCGCCGCCGAAACCGCCCGCGCCACAGCATCGCATCCAGCGCGCGGTCGCCAATATCGCGCCGGTGTCCGCGAGTCTGGTCAGCGGTCGTCTCTCGATCACCGCAGTGGACGGTGGCGTGCGCATCGAAGGCGAACTCGGCGGACTCGGTCGCGGCGGCAGCCATGCGATCCACGTGCACGAGCGCGGCGACTGCAGCGCCGCCGACGGCAGCAGCGCCGGCGGCCACTTCAATCCCGAGGTCGCCGCGCACGGACGCGCCGGCAGCGGCGCGCATCATCTCGGCGACATGGACAATCTTTCCGCGAACCACGCAGGTGTCGCTGCGGTGAATCTCCGACTGCTGGGCGTCACTCTCGGCAGCGGCGGCGCCAACGACATCCTCGGCCGCGCGCTGGTGGTCCACGCCGGCCCCGACGACTACACCAGCCAGCCTGCCGGCAATTCCGGCCCGCGCGTGGGCTGCGGGGTGATCGAGATGGCGATGTGATGCGACGTTGGCGGCGGATGCGCGCAGGTCGTTGGGACCCGTCGTCCTGATCCGGCGACATCGGGCCAGCGTCTGTCCGCGTCGCCCGGGACTCCGCGAAGGCCCGGGGTCTGGTGCCCGGGCCTTCACGGTCCTGGTATCGGATCTGCCTCGCTACTTGCGCGGATCCGCTTTGGTCTGTTCGATCACCGAAAGCATGGCGCTGTCCAATGCTTTGTATGAGGTGCCGATCGACAGCAACGATGTTTCAAGTGCGATGACCGTGTCGGAAACCAGCGCGTAATTGTTCTCGTCGGCTTCTTCCGGTCCGGTGCTCAGGATGTTGTCCTGCACCGTATAGCTGTAGCGCGGTACCCCATCCGAAAATCGTTCGAGCAGGACGCCGTTGTAGCCGAGGACAGGCTCGGGGCTGTAGGCCTCGATGATCTTCTCCGGGTTGGTGGTGGCCTTCGCCAGCGACTGTTCAACACTGTCGAAGTCGTCGCCGGGCGCGAGCAGCACGGTCGGGCTGGGAAGCCCCGAATGCACAAGGAAGGTCATCCGGAGCCATTCGCCCTTGGCCAGCGCCTCGTCCACAGGTGCCTGCTCGGGGAGTCCCGCATACGGATCCGGAATGGGTGGATCGAGCGGTGCATCCGGGTCGTCGTCGGGCGGTAGCGGTTCCAGGGGCGCGTCGCTGTCGAGAGCCGCGGCGGGTTTGAGTGCGGCGCCCGGCTCTGCAGCCTGCGCCAGGAAGATCGCGAACGCTGCAGCGAAAAGGCTCGCGCAGAGCAGGGTCTTGCGATGGATTGCGGTATGCATCTCGTTTCTCCTTGTCCCTGGCGGAATCAGTTGATGTTCTCGTGTCCGTAGCCTTCGGCGATGTCGGACCAGGCGAGGAAGAAACCGCAGAAGTTGCTGTACGGGCCGCGATTCGCAGTGCGTGGGTCGGTGATGATGTTGCCGGCGTTGTCGCGATTGGTCGCCGCGGTGCCACCGGGTTTGTGCGTCCATGTGCCGTTCTGATCGAGCCGGTACCAGTGGTAGTCATAGCCCGGCGCCACTACCAGTGCGAGGCCGGTCTTGAAGTCCAGCGGCCAGTTCGGATAGTAGGAAATCGGCTGCAGGCCATCGGCGATCGCGGCGGCGTGGACTGCCGCGCAAGTCATGGAGACTGCCTGTGCGCCGGCCGCGCGACCGGGTTGTGCGAAGGTGTTGGTCGCCTTGTTGTTGGAATAGTTGTAGCAGTTGTTCTGCCCTTGCCGGCTGTTGCCGTTCCAGTACGACGGCGTGAAGTTCGGGCGACCCGGGTTGAGCACCGACCATACTTCCCAGTTCGGCAGCGCACGGTTGTAGGCGAAAACTTCATCGATGCGGTCGTTGAAGCGGAAAGACGGGATGTTCACGTGCCCGCCGATGTAGAACGGCTGGTCGGTGTTGTTGATGTTGCCCATCTTCGGCGTGGCGTAGCCGGCGTTCTGCCCGTCGATGTAGAAGGTGATGTTGACCGGCCACGAGGTACGATTCACCGAAACCGCGACGTGGTGCCAGCGGTTGGTCGACAGCGTGACCGAACTGTCGGAAACGTAGTTGAGCCAGCCGGTTTCGTCGGAGAGCTGCAAGAGAAGGCGGTTGCCGTTATTGACCGCGAACGAATACCCGCGGCCATTGCTGCCGCGATTGTCGATGATGGTCTTGACGCTGCTCGAAGTGTCGTTGATGCGCACCCATGCCGCCAGCGTGAAACTGCCGGTACCGAAGTTCAGGTTCGACGAATTCGGCACGCGGATGTATTTGCCGCCGGACAGGTTCACGGATTGGCCCATCCAACCGTA from Lysobacter sp. harbors:
- a CDS encoding DUF3459 domain-containing protein, encoding MLRYRNPETPSVKTFATALLATLLLGCTAQSSLDAPPPMTATAPAMPAPDHQSLTFDAGTQRWWNAATVYEIWPRSFKDSDGDGNGDFNGMTSKLDHLKDFGVDAIWLTPMFEAPSYHGYDFQDFHNVERDYGTMAEFEHFVAESHRRGIKVILDLVLNHISDQHDWFLKSARKEPGYEDYFIWRDQRPAGWGQAWSNQSNPEAVWHWNATRKAYYYGAFGGSQPDVNLRNPKVVAELDALAAFWLKKGVDGFRLDAVRYAIEDGALSKQADTQATIDYWTGFTRRVKAINPDAVLVAEAWASLDVVGRYRDGGHGLDSAFDFDFGDLVIGILNPASVRAADFGTLSDTPADKHRDDLWSNLQQRAAAAPMGYFSPFLTNHDKNRIMHSLQDSTAKAKIAASLLLTSPGTAYLYYGEEIGMSQHDIGEDRYRRAPMQWTDDANAGFNATGRNWIDLPAPQGYRGDQGAWWSRYWASLRGKGHSVAAQQADPASLFNHYKRLLAVRRHNPNLQQPQELRYYPVAETHAWVLQARSDGRETWVVINLDPANAITFAVPVALRGEHSEQLSGAKKTLGERAMMAAGESWIF
- a CDS encoding MarR family transcriptional regulator/GNAT family N-acetyltransferase gives rise to the protein MEYITQLGLIALGSRMRAVSDRLYATADEVYRHSGLDIQGRWLPLLRILHDRGPLTVGEIAEAIGQTHSAVSQLADKLTDQGWLEVVVDPADKRRRRLALTPRADTDLRAAKPLWRAIEDLFAQHCREQGIDLLQTLTAFESVLVPTLAGTIVARAAMQDRSALRIVPFDPALCEHFYRLNEAWLRKYFYVEEIDHRVLSNPEAEILQSGGAILFAMLGDDVIGTCALLLESDGVYELTKMAVDEQRQGLGIGRALMEAAIAEFRQRRGLRLFLETNSKLTPAVRLYESMGFEHQASIKPDSHYDRADVYMVWRDPQAASSAP
- a CDS encoding PAS domain-containing sensor histidine kinase codes for the protein MSAEAVFPDAHVFDVLATPVAWCDGEGRVLGGNLAFARWLGVSQRRLPGMPLAAFEVEGQRLARILDEAPVGEQIRLRRLHFAFPGSDTRPYADALLSQRADGGWWIEAHPVDEFPGDDPATVLPSALSAALKGLAHELRNPLAGLKGAAQLLARRVESDEARELTGLIESEVARLTELIDRLLSPQPARAHEALNIHVVLERVLRLAESDAGWAVKLVRDYDPSLPELPGDADRLTQAVWNLVRNAIEAGAASVSLRTRVEHGVRIGDAAHARALRLEISDDGRGVPEALAEQVFLPLVSGRAEGTGLGLALAQQVAREHRGSLSYRSRAGHTVFTLLLPFAPLAHDDHDHMKTRNDDR
- the ntrC gene encoding nitrogen regulation protein NR(I) yields the protein MTADHDTNTESIWVVDDDRSVRFVLATALREAGYAVTAFDSARAVLDAIAVRPVPDLLFTDVRMPGDDGLVLLDAIKARHPQLPVIVMSAYTDIASTAGAFRGGAHEFLSKPFDLDAAVALAAQALAPGRERGNDADDAGAAFDARVPVTDALVGDTPAMQALFRAIGRLAQAPLGVLVTGETGTGKELVARALHRESPRARKPFVALNTAAIPSELLESELFGHETGAFTGASKRHIGRFEQADGGTLFLDEIGDMPLPLQTRLLRVLAENEFFRVGGRELIRVDVRVIAATHQDLNARVAEGRFRADLLHRLDVVRLPLPPLRARRDDIPRLAERFLRAAAGKFDAPVKRFAPAALQRLHAHDWPGNVRELENLCWRMAALAPGDVIVPEDFDDAFGAQIVDAASTSAASDWQTALGAWARARLDAGERDLHAAARARFDQVLFDAALAHTGGHRSEAAAKLGLGRNTLTRKLGSGRKPRRPA
- a CDS encoding superoxide dismutase family protein, with the translated sequence MAPIRVLAITTLSAALAACASAPPPKPPAPQHRIQRAVANIAPVSASLVSGRLSITAVDGGVRIEGELGGLGRGGSHAIHVHERGDCSAADGSSAGGHFNPEVAAHGRAGSGAHHLGDMDNLSANHAGVAAVNLRLLGVTLGSGGANDILGRALVVHAGPDDYTSQPAGNSGPRVGCGVIEMAM
- a CDS encoding LamG domain-containing protein, giving the protein MRNILLSLLLALGMLMPAAVTHAVPIRVTNGMVGEWHLTPVNLFFYRLAPDTSGFARHGRIYTGSATSYGWMGQSVNLSGGKYIRVPNSSNLNFGTGSFTLAAWVRINDTSSSVKTIIDNRGSNGRGYSFAVNNGNRLLLQLSDETGWLNYVSDSSVTLSTNRWHHVAVSVNRTSWPVNITFYIDGQNAGYATPKMGNINNTDQPFYIGGHVNIPSFRFNDRIDEVFAYNRALPNWEVWSVLNPGRPNFTPSYWNGNSRQGQNNCYNYSNNKATNTFAQPGRAAGAQAVSMTCAAVHAAAIADGLQPISYYPNWPLDFKTGLALVVAPGYDYHWYRLDQNGTWTHKPGGTAATNRDNAGNIITDPRTANRGPYSNFCGFFLAWSDIAEGYGHENIN